A DNA window from Capnocytophaga sp. ARDL2 contains the following coding sequences:
- a CDS encoding DMT family transporter, with amino-acid sequence MELNNKLKGSIYVAIGASCYGILASLVKLSYKEGHSTAEISSAQFSIGLFCMAILCLVIKDHFVKPTIKNKIQLILWGTSMGFTSVLYYLCVKFLNANIAVVFLMQSVWIGVVIEAIRLKKFPDLRKTLAVILVLIGTFLTTQIWKNFQLNSLGFFFGFLSALSFSATMFGAFSVATQCSPYKRSFYMLCGGIVIVAFFTLFTQVLPHAGYNPLQLSDKIIFPQAFRWELFYSYGIPLALFATVIPPIFMNKGFPKTGVGLGSILSALELPISATFAYFILKETLTNTQWIGVFIILFSVLLIHYKENKL; translated from the coding sequence ATGGAATTGAACAACAAGTTAAAAGGGAGTATTTATGTAGCTATAGGAGCATCTTGCTATGGAATTTTAGCCTCATTAGTCAAACTATCCTACAAAGAAGGTCATTCGACAGCCGAAATTTCTTCTGCCCAATTTTCCATAGGTCTTTTTTGCATGGCTATTTTATGCCTTGTTATTAAAGACCATTTTGTAAAACCTACAATTAAAAATAAAATCCAACTCATTTTATGGGGAACATCGATGGGGTTTACCAGTGTATTATATTACCTATGTGTAAAATTTTTAAACGCAAATATTGCCGTAGTGTTTTTGATGCAGTCCGTTTGGATAGGGGTTGTGATCGAAGCTATAAGACTAAAGAAATTTCCAGATTTACGAAAGACATTGGCTGTAATTTTAGTACTCATAGGAACATTTTTAACTACACAAATTTGGAAAAACTTTCAGTTAAACAGTCTCGGTTTTTTCTTTGGCTTTCTATCTGCTTTGTCATTTTCAGCAACGATGTTTGGAGCGTTTTCAGTAGCTACTCAATGCTCACCATACAAACGTAGTTTTTACATGTTGTGCGGAGGTATTGTTATTGTGGCATTTTTTACGTTATTTACCCAAGTCCTACCACATGCTGGCTACAATCCATTACAACTGAGCGACAAGATTATTTTCCCCCAAGCATTCAGATGGGAATTGTTTTATTCCTACGGAATCCCATTGGCGTTGTTTGCAACTGTCATTCCGCCAATATTTATGAACAAAGGATTCCCAAAGACCGGAGTTGGATTGGGTAGTATTTTATCAGCATTAGAATTGCCTATTTCAGCAACATTTGCTTATTTTATCCTAAAAGAAACTTTGACTAATACACAATGGATAGGAGTATTCATCATATTATTTTCAGTATTGTTGATACATTATAAGGAAAATAAATTGTAA